Within Chlamydiota bacterium, the genomic segment CCATGTTCGTAAGTACTTTGTTAATGCCCTTTGGCGCCCTGAAGGCTCCCATTCAATTTTATGGAGATGTACTTCTTTTCGTGGGTCTTTTTGCCCTGACCCGTTTTTTGATGGTGTTGGCGGCCCTGGATACCGGATCCAGTTTTGAAGGAATGGGCGCAAGCCGTGAAGCCGCTTTTTCATGTTTATCGGAAATCGCCCTCTTTTTAAATTTAACGGTTCTTGTAATCTTGTCTAAAAATTTTTCCTTATCGACCCTCCTTGGGGGATATACCAGATCTTCATGGATCAACGCAGGGCCATCTTTGATTTTGGTGGTCATCAGTTTTTTTATGATCCTCTTGGTTGAAAATGCAAGAATTCCGATTGATGATCCTGATACGCATCTGGAATTGACAATGATTCATGAAGTGATGATTCTGGACCACAGCGGACCGGATCTTGCCTTTATTCTGTATGGAGCTTGCCTAAAACTTTTTGTTTTGGGAAGCTTCCTGGCTTCATTGCTTCTTCCTTTTCGATTTCATGATGATTGGATCAATGCGGCTGTATTTTTGGGCGCAATGATTGGACTTGCCGTGGTCATTGGAATTGTCGAGTCCAGTAT encodes:
- a CDS encoding NADH-quinone oxidoreductase subunit H, translated to MIDAIPVLLRFAIGLLFPPFLLGIIAKTKAFFAGRKGPRLLQVCYDILKLTRKGSVYSPTTTWIFRVAPLVFVAAMFVSTLLMPFGALKAPIQFYGDVLLFVGLFALTRFLMVLAALDTGSSFEGMGASREAAFSCLSEIALFLNLTVLVILSKNFSLSTLLGGYTRSSWINAGPSLILVVISFFMILLVENARIPIDDPDTHLELTMIHEVMILDHSGPDLAFILYGACLKLFVLGSFLASLLLPFRFHDDWINAAVFLGAMIGLAVVIGIVESSMARLRLNRVQSFITVAIVLASFALIIVLSRTL